The Nicotiana tabacum cultivar K326 chromosome 1, ASM71507v2, whole genome shotgun sequence genome segment GGCTTCTCCCAGACAAATAGAATTAGATCTGTTGAAGCCATGAAGGCCATGCAGCGGCAacatatcaaaattcaaattcctaTTAGTTCCACGAACTGAAGTCATTGTATTAAAATTTTGCTGTTCCCGGATAGCCGCCTCTTGGACCCGCACAATTTGGTGATAAACAAGTTGCAATTGTGACTGATATAGATTAATTTGCCGATGCAAATTCTGGATAACTCGATGACACCCTCCAACAGGGTCGTCGGCACGAATATTAGCCTCAAAGATTAATGCTTTCATAGCGTTTTCTTTCTGAAACGGAGGCACATTTTTGAGGACCTTCAAGATGTTACTAACACCGAAAAGTTTGTGGGCATTGAGAAAATCTTTCTGCCTTTCGGCTGGGAAATAAGGTGCTAACGGACAGTCAGGCGCACATCTTCTGCGTTGATACTTGCACGCAGCGCAAGCTTGCGAACCATTTGCGCCACTTCCACCGCTGCCGCCGCCTCGGGAAGCAACTCTTGTGATGTTTTTCGGGTTGCTTCTGACGCCAGTGGAAGTAGTGACTGCAGAAGTAGTAGCAGAAGAGGAGATGTTTTGAGTGTTGTTGACAACATTTGTCATCGTTTATATCTCCTTCTGCGTCGCCGATGCAAAACATCCGATGTTTTCTCAGTTAAGGTTGAATAGGAAGTTCTAGAATCTAGGATTGTTTCGTTTAAGATGGAACGTAAGATTTCCAGTTCTCCACTAATAAAGAAGTGTACGAGTAATTCTCGCTAAGACGTGGTTACATGGGCTAATTACGTGTTTTATGGTATTGTTTGCTTTTCTGTCTCTTAATTTTCACCTTAATTATTCTCTTCCCTTAATTAACTACTTCTCATTTAGGTATCTTTAGACCAAATGAAGTCTAGCGGGTAAATACTTACCCACACCAGGTGTTTACATCAAATTATATTAACTCActatggttaattaatttaattagagaGAATACATGTAATTTATCATGGTTAAATGATTGAAGTCCATATGCAAGACACATGTTATATATCTATTGGTTTGGTGTAAACATCCGGTGCGGATAAATTTTTACCAGTCTAGCGTGTGTAGGAATTATAGTTGCATAATTCAAATGGTAATTTTAAGACTTCGCAGTAAAGTTAACGTTAGAGGTTTGAGGAGTTGAGTTTCGAGGAGATAATCCTTAACCGACCAAGTTAAGAGACCACAATTCAAACATAATATTACGATAAGTAACTTCTAAGTCCTTTTCCTAATCTAATTAGGTCTTCTTGTTTTCTTACTAACTAgtcatgtcaaatatttaagttatttggattggatgtaatattttaaagtttttactttctcagtaaatatagataatcactGAATATTATCTACATGAAAAATAATTaaccatttttctattttttgttgatACCATTCTTGCCGGTGTTATTGAatcctaaaaatagtcaggaaacaaaataataatttatatttatggcaaaacaatcaaatgttgagacaatgaatgactctttggataagatttaactcttttactactacttgaattcttatttggtatgttgatatctcttaaaaaatatttctttcttaaaatttcagtttctaaaatattatttttcaatactaattatttttataataatgtaattgaaaatacTATTGTTAAtttaaaactcattttagttggctatctaaaaatataaaaaattctttagctgCTGAATtgttttactccattttgatatttgacattaaccatgttaaatatgtgagttatttgaattatatataaataaccTTAACgtttaaaccttctaaataattatagataatagtcagatattaattaagaaacactacatgaaaaaagactaacattttctcaattctcgtactaataattttatttttgcattattcgcataggtgtcattggaacctaaaaatagtcacaaagtgaaataataactcatatttatggcaaagaaCAAAGGTTTGACATgatataaacgattctttgattacgacgtgactcttatactacgacttgaactcttatttggtatgattttatctttcaaaaatatttctattttgaaatttcaatttctaaaactttatatatattataataatgattatctttataatgatgcaagtgaagatattatccctaatttaaaattcactttaatcgactatctaaaaatttaaatgattctttacctggatttatttcagtatgactccactttaagCTTATCGATATCTTTAGCCccagaatttaaatttttaataccctatatatacaaaagttttgttctttgaatcattaaatgttaaattacaacaacaacaacaacaacaacaacaacgacccagtataatcccataagtggggtttgaggagggtaatatgtacgcagaccttacccctaccccgaagaatagagaggctgtttccaggagaccctcggctcaaaaaagcaacaggagccgatatattaaatgttaaattagttgattattattataaaacattgcatatattgttaagtagtttatttttcgacaccatacttggcttaacctcgatgcaaactactcaaattgcattccaattcaaattcgaatatcatatcagtttgttagtaatagtgattttttaaaaacgacacataatataaattaaaaaaaatattcgaatatatccttatcttataatatatgtatttgagttgaaaaaaaatatttgaaatcgatgagattaactttcaaattttttatactcaacaaaaatgaaacataagaagaaatttgttgtcatcttttatttctcgtttttagatctttctaacatttctttcaatatttattttcttttatcttattttatgtcattatttcttttgttacaaaaaattaattaatttcactataaaaggatgagttttactaaaaattgtctacatatgaactttatttttagtttttggttgaaattatttcatatttttcttttggctttatctaatcagcctaaataagtgctcacccgaccacttaaattaaaaaattgaatgatttgtaatttatatataatccatatataatatgtgtataatcgtgtatTGTCGGTATATCATCTAGTTATATTAGCTATACAAATTAAGCAATAAATATAGccggatattatgtaaatattccataagatttcggttttttgagtttatccatgatataacttctattataataattttaaaactcactactaatattcaaaaatatcttacctttttattatctttgaattaaaaagtaaagagtttttttgaaataatttgtttacatttaaaaaaCATATTTCAtgtcataccaattttttctttatatatactctttgttatACTTAAAATTCGCTATAGAAACCAATTTAtttcttgttgagtttgaaaaaaaaaaacttttacataatctaatgattcaaaactaatattcttcaacgaaaaaaatattatacccttgcaatattggcttgactacagCTAAATAAAGGGGTTTCaacttatacccttcaattccttgaatgtgctaaattgaaattaatgatagcaattgtatagctaaagttttgttatttgtttgatgtccatttatgcaaattgactcttcaaacaaatattcttcaagaagtaaaaagaaacatttttttttaatattgactgattttgtgatgtttctttctccagcatatatgtttactttattatatatgtaagtaaacttttatttgattttgtaaactcttttttgttatttagataaacatagacaTGTACCTTATATATtacattattttaaaagaatttcgcTTTATTCAAATTTAGCTACAACGTTTCAAAGAACTATAtttataggattttaaatgtgaaagagtgttatagttatatggagtattTTTTTTTGGCTAGAGGCGaaatagtatttaaataattataaaaaataacaaaagttctcaacatgattgcatatgatcattaaccgaattaagtatgataacatgataaaaaagataaattttattttaatttaaattcgaattttagaactttatctataaattcaaaattatcttttaattcaaactCCGTGTgtgtgtgcatatatatatatattctataatatgttatattatgttatatttgtatttaactaagataaccaaatatagaataaagttattatatactattgacatttattagcttgccacttggcttaaccataatgtcaattatatatggtaactttcttactttaatatatatatagatatagatactaGTTTAGGGGAAGTAGTTGTCTATACTCTTTTTTTACCCAATGcgaaataatttttaaaagcatgttgatCAGTCCAAATAGATCATCTAATTAATGATATCAAACATAATAATTCCTTCgttattaaagaaaaataatattagaactCACGCGATGGGCGGATAATTTGACATATtaatcttataaaattatgatcaatatattatattattttaataaatattagttatattttattatttaatatagtgtgtagaaatataacaaaatctatacaaaatcaaaagatacacatcatataaaaataaattgtttggttcttatttattctttattaaattaacaagtatttAGTACTATACATTTACTAATGTGACTTTTTATTAACTTGTCAATCGTCTTAATATTTTGATACTACTTTTCTTTTAATATAACATAGATATATGTTTTCTTACTCtgagaatatttttatttttttaaacttatgttatactattcaaaattcttcaattgtctaaatttatcaataattttaTGAGTGTTATAtacttatcttttattttttaattaattcaaagtataaatatcctaaaattatttttattcccTCTTTTCGTATATTCTTTTCTACTACAATATTTGATATGTTTTCTCATTTTCTATTTTGCTGAAAATCAAATAATGTAGTTTTTTTTACtgaattataattttgaattcataaaaaatataagGATAAAagccttttattatttttgtaaaaaatctaccaatatttttaataattattattttatgctatagtataatatgaTTATTTTATGTATAACTATCCTAattgtatttttatattgttgtattttttatttatggAATTATGAGTTCCATTTATTCACTAAAATTTCCTACATGATAAATTCAATTAGTACATATATTTTTACACTAtagcttgaattttttttttttttttttttgtattcttcCTTTTTGGCTTTTTGTTTAGTATGGTTTTAGTTATGTGTATATGTACGACTTTTCTAGATATAATTCTAATTataagttttatatttttatattttcccacaaatttataatttttttgttctttgcttATCTAATTGTATTAACcattaattaatattataaattttCATATGAATTTTTAGTAAATTACTAGATTAATATATTACAATGAATATAATTCTATATTAGTCTTGACATTTAACTTGATTTTATCATGTATGACTTTctcataattattttcttatttataaagaatatttttgagtattgtttttacttaattttataaaataaatccAAAGTGTGGATAGAATCACAATATATCTATTCTCCTATTCATACATTAgttttttgtcacgatccaatttctccTCTAGCTCGTGATAGCGCCCAAcattaccgctaggcaagccaatagtgaactAACCGTGTGATTGCTTATTTTAACAGGTTAGAATTAGTTGATTTTTAGTTATTGAATAAACAAGAACTGAAAAAGTAAATAAAATGAGGAGTAGACAGTTTTAAAAGCAAACAAGAtgaagtaaataattcaaaaatcaCCAAGTGTCGGCTAGCACAATTttcaagacctagtgtcacaagtgtatgggctactagtagaatatacaaaagaaagaaataccaaactactgtctgaaataaattGACAGAAAGTAAAAGCAAAGGAACAgttcgggtgctgcagaacgggctcgAAAGGCAGCTCACCGCAAAGTCTTGAGGTAATCTGGAGTGCACGACGGGatgataaccagatgcacctatctcagatcctgcacgattagtgaagatgtgtagcatgagtacataaacaacatgtacccagtaagtatctagtctaacctcgaagaagtagtgatgaggggtcgactccgacacttattatgggctaacaataaaataccgaaattcAAATTAAGCATGGGCCATATAAATGAAACTCAAAACACAATAAtaagaagtaaataaataattccttcgttgatagtaaatcccaaatcaatttcgatcatttaacaatttaaccTCTTAAGCCAATGAAACGATATCAAATATAATTAGGCTCCAAGTATTATTACAtacgaattatgccgaggtcgtatggccgaGGGTtgaacgacatgaaccatagatgcatctattctactaTCGAGACGTTCGGCCTGCTACACAAGAAGAGAAGATACTTTATAAACATCCGATTTAAAGGTTATTAAGAGGCTAATTTACAAAGAGGCACAAATTCCtgttaacggtcaagtaacccgccaaaactccaGTAAATGAAATTCGATCTTTTACGATTCCTTTAttaagtttcaatataatttaaaaacttaaattaacaagtagggtgcaaacattacaagtatttcatgatttgggtcctacaATTATTctgacataagcataattagtagctacgcacggactcccgtcacctcatgcgtacgtagcccctcaCAATTAGAAGCACATATAAAATAATCAATGCATGttcacaagttcataatttaactattagagtaattatccAACCCCAaatggaagattcctaaaattcacccgcAGTCCTACATGCCgggattttggaatttttgaagaaaattgttacccataacatCGCGAACTCAAACATATAATTTTCACTAAATTCTATatccattttcgtggttaaatccaaTTTTTATAAAAACCTAGGATTTCCATCTAAGCGCATAATTTCACAAATTTTACATGATAAATCTACtcataatatatgtatttaactcatatggtatagtagttacttacctcaaattgtTAGGTGAAAAcgcctctctaagagctccaaaaatcgcccaaggaatgaaataaatgagttCAAAATGACTAAGTCCACATTTAAATGAAGGTTCTACCTTCTAcgattttcgcacctacggagggttggctgcttctgcggctccacaaCTGCAGAaaagtcatcgcagatgcggcctttgCCCAGTGGCCTACTTCTGCTTCTGTGGACCTCTTGCCCATTTTTGCGAGTCCGCTCCTGTGACGCATGTGTCGTACTTGCGGCTTAGGTCATTTCTGCGGTTCCCTctatcgcacctgcgcatttggAGCACTCCCACCTGCATCTGTGATTCCTAGGCTGCTTTTCCTGGACCATTTCTATGTCTTCCTACTCACTTATGCGAGCTCACACTTGCGGCTAGCCCTCCggaggtgcgattacaccagaagcctgGTGCTTCAGCTATTGCCCCTAAGTTAGAACTTAGTATGTGCCTAGTCCGATTGACACCGGGGGCCCGACCCAAACATAtcaataagtttaaaatcataaaacaaactCGCTCGAACCCTTGAAATacgtaaaacaatatcaaaactaagaatcacacctcaaCCCAATTtggatcaacttatgaactttaaaTTCTTCCAATTTAGTCCGAATGCCCCAAAACGTATTTAAACTACTTGGAATGagaccaaattttgcgtgcaattCTTAAATTACGATACGAAACTATTCATAGTCTCGAAATCCCAATTGGACCTCAATAACACCAAATCCTACTtcaaccaaatttaaagaactttaaaaccttcaaggtgcccactatcaatattaagcgctgaaacgcttcCAGATCAACCAAACcccgatccaaacatacgcccaagtccaaaatcaccatacaaacctattggaaccgtcaaatcccggttctgaggtctttactcaaaatgttgaccaaagtcaaacttaactCTTTTTGCTATGTGATGACCTAagcacttgttttaaaatgaaattctgcattccgaggctttaaaaatctcttttagcatcacctcgatttacgtgcacagtccgggcgcatagccggaaagcttatatgtgaaaatctgtgaaaaataataaattttgactatataATGAATTAATtggacttcggtcaatattttggataaactgaCCCGGACCC includes the following:
- the LOC142162712 gene encoding uncharacterized protein LOC142162712, with the translated sequence MTNVVNNTQNISSSATTSAVTTSTGVRSNPKNITRVASRGGGSGGSGANGSQACAACKYQRRRCAPDCPLAPYFPAERQKDFLNAHKLFGVSNILKVLKNVPPFQKENAMKALIFEANIRADDPVGGCHRVIQNLHRQINLYQSQLQLVYHQIVRVQEAAIREQQNFNTMTSVRGTNRNLNFDMLPLHGLHGFNRSNSICLGEAGSSSQIVKGKGVERFNNVEEFEVKTMMTHSNSKQPLIESEDIKPYFGSIHNFKGKGVATELRLVLRIHHMMFSMALCQMEEYDSGIQIAESDLHLFWAGYLHFGIKGSRRDNFRFIGGLFSVGIVVAVEHGASEEMWWFMSFWATWFVLRSSVFGALFGIIAYRLSKEMGQLRGVGSAWQWK